Genomic DNA from Acidobacteriota bacterium:
TTGGCCTGCATCAGGGCCTGGACCGTGGTGCCGTAGCGCACCGCGATCCCCGAGAGGGTCTCGCCCCGGCGCACCCGGTGGCGGCGTTCCCCGCCGGAAGCGGCCGACGCCTCCTCCCCTCCCCCGGACCCGTCCGACGGGACCCGGAGCATCTGCCCCTCCCTGATCCGGTTGGCGGAGCGGAGGTTGTTGGCCTGCATCAACTCATGGACCGTCGTCTTGTACCGCCGGGCGATGGCCGACAGGGTCTCCCCCCGGCGCACCCGGTGCCCCTGGTCGACCCTGGCCCTGGGGAGGGCGGCGATCCTCGTCCCCGCGTCCGCGACCGTCTCCTCCGGCACCCGGAGCTCGAAGCCGGGATAGTCGGGAGGGGTGGTCACCCCCTTCAGGGAGGGGTTCAGCCGCCGGAGCTCGTCGAAGGTGACCTCGAGCGCCCTCGCCGCCGCCCGCAGGTCGATCGGCTTGGAAACGCCCACCTTCTGATAGCGCAGCGGGGGGGAGAGCTCGACCGGGAGCCCGTATTTTTCGGCGTTGCGCGCCAGGATGACGCTGGCGTGGATCAGGGGGATGTGGTTGCGGGTCTCCTTCGGGAGTTTTCGGTCGAGCTTCGCGAGCTCCCAGAAGTCCCGGATCCCGGTGCTCTCGATCAGGCGCTTGACCTTCCCCTCCCCCCAGTTGTAGCCGGCCAGCGCGAGGTTCCAGTCCCCGAACATGGCGTAGAGGTCCTTCAGGTACCGGGCCGCCGCCCGGGTCGCCTTTTCCGGGTCGGAGCGTTCGTCGACGTAGCGGTTGACCTTCAGGCCGTACCGGACGGCCGTCCCCTCCATGAACTGCCAGATCCCCCTGGCCCGCGTCCTGGAGAGGGCATGCGCCTTGAAATGGCTCTCGACCTGCGCCAGGTTGATCAGATCGAGGGGGATCCCCTCCTCGCCGAAGATCGTTTCGATCATCTCCCGGTACTGCCCGCTCCGGACCAGCCCCTCCTCGAACGGCTTCCGCCCCCGCTGGAGCCAGTGCTGGATCGAGTGGATCACCAGCTCGTTGACCGCGATCGGGATGTCGTACCTGTGCTCGGCGATGCTGGCCGTCAGGGCCTCCCGCAGAACCGGGTCGTCCGTCATCGCCCCCAGGTCCAGGTCGCCGTACTCCTCGACGCTTTCCGCCTCTTCGTCGAATTCCACGGAAACGTAGAGGTAGCGCGATTCCGCCTCCTTGATCTCCCCGATGAGGTCCTGGAAGTAGGCGGCAATCTCCGGGTGGGCCGTGAGGTCCCACTCCGAATCGAGCAGCATGTCGACCGCCCGGTCGAAATGCTCCCGGGCACCCTCGGGGTCGCCGGCGCGGATGAGGGTTTCCCCTTCGAGCAGAAGCTCCCTGGAGGCCTGGATCAGCGCGCCTGCCCCCGTGTCGGCCGCGGACGGGGGTCCGGCCGCCCCCCAGGCGGGGAGGAGGAGGCAACAGAGGGTGACTATGCCGAATCCGGGCGAGAACCTTTTCATGATCCCAATACTGTCAGCGAGGGAGCACGGGCGGATCGATCCGCCCCGAAGTCATGAGCGATTTCGCTTCCGGCATCACGTCGAGCGCCTTCAGCACCTGGTTGTCCCCCTGGACCCCGATCTTGTAGCCCTCCTGGATCCCGAGAGCGGAGGTGAAGACTTCCTGCCGGATGCGCCTCTTTATGAAATCGACATTTCCGGTGATATCTTCATCCGAAAATTCGACGCTCCGGTCCTGCAGGAACTGCCGGAAATCGGCGAGGACGTCCCCCGTGACCTGGAAATCGGGCAGCCCCTTCCCCTGCGAAGCCGCCGGACTCCCGTTGCGCGCCAGGCGCTGGAACTCGCCGGCGAAGGGGACCTCGCCCGAGGTCAGGCGCCGGGCGTACTGGAAGAAGACGTCCTTGCTCGCCAGCAGCATCTCGAACCGGTTGAGCTCGCGCGCCGCCTCCGTGATATCGGGGGTGATCCCCCCCCCGCCGTAGACCTTGCGTTTGCCGTCGGTGGAGTAGACCTCGCTCTCCCGGTCGGGCGCGGGGGGTTCCAGTTCCCCCTCGATATAGTAGTATTCGAGGCTGGACCCGGAATAATCGCGCTGGATCAGCCTGCCGCTCGGGGTGTAGTACTTCGCCGTGGTCAGCGCCATCCCGGTGTCGTTGTCGAGGGTGAACACCGACTGGACCAGCCCCTTGCCGAAGCTGGTCTCCCCGACGATGAGGGCGCGGTCGTGGTCCTGCAGGGCGCCCGACACGATTTCGGAGGCGCTGGCGCTGTGGCGGTTGATCAGCACCACCAGGGGCACCCGGACCTTCTCCTCGCCGGGGGCGGCGTAGGACTTGGTGGAGCCGCCCGCACGCCCCCTGGTGGAGACGATCAGCTCCCCGCGGGGGAGGAAGTAGTCCGACACGGCGATCGCCTGGTTGAGCAGCCCGCCCGGGTTGTCGCGCAGGTCCAGGACGAGGCCCGACAGGTCCCCGAACAGCTCCAGTTTTTCCCCCAGCTCCTCGGCGGTGGACTCCGAAAAGCGGTCGATCTTGATGTAGCCGATCCCCGGTTTCAGCTCGAAGGCGTACGGGACCGTCACCATCGGGATCTCGTCCCGCTCGATCGTCACTTCGATCGGTTCCCGGACCCCCGGGCGCTCGATCGTGATGTCCACGGTGGTGCCGCGGGGCCCCTTCAGGTGGCCGACGACCTCGTCCGAGGTCCAGTCGTCGATCGGCTCCCCCCCGATGCGGGTGATGACGTCCCCGGCCCTGAGCCCCTTCTTCTCCGCTGGGGTGCCGATGGCGGGCGGCTCCACGATGACGTGCCGCCCCTGGTCCCGAAGCAGGGGCCGGACCCGGATCCCGAGGCCGTAGTAGCGGCTGTGCTGGTCCTCGCGCAACCGCGCGAACTCCTTGGGATCGAGGAAACTGGAGTGGGGGTCGAGCCTCCGGAGCATCCCCTTGATGGAACTGTAGACCAGCTTGTCGGAACCGACCGGGTCCACGTAGTTCTGCTCGATGACCTCCAGCGCCTCGGTGAAATTCGCGAGAAATTCGTTAGGGGGGGTGGAGGCGTCGGCCGCCGATCGGCTGAACATAGGGTCTCCCAGCAGGCCGCCCATGAGCGAAAACACCGCCACTACCGATATCAGGAGGATGGCAAATCCATGTTTCATAAAGGGTTGGCTCCCATGCGGAACATTCGCTGACGAGTATAGCACGCGCCCGCCGGCCGGCACAAGCGCTAGAGCTCCGGCTCCGGCGGCGGCCCGGCCGCCCCATCTTGACTTCGAACAAGCCCTAATCTAGACTCCCTACATCAATGTGCGGGGAAAGAGGGTGACTTATGGGTTCTCTCGGAATGCAGGAAATAGTCATCATTTTCATTCTTGCACTCATCGTGTTCGGCCCCAGAAAGCTTCCCGAGCTGGGCAAGACGATCGGGAAGGGCCTGGCGGAGTTCAAGCGCGCCTCCAACGAGCTCAGGCAGACGTGGGAGGACGAGGTCAATCTCGACAAGGAAAAGGAAGAGATGGCCAAGGTGATCCGGGAAAGCACCATCAACCCGGGCGAGGTCATCGAAGACCTCAACAAATCCCTCGAACCCGATCCCCAAAACACCGGCTCCCAAGACACCGGCTCCCAAGACACCGAACCCAAGAAAACCGATGAGTGACCCCACCGCGGAGCGGAAGCCCGAAGCCGAAGACCCCGAATCGGAGCAGGAGTCGGGGAAGATGTCTTTCCTGGACCACCTCGACGAGCTGCGCAAGCGGCTGGTCCATATCGCCATCTATCTCGGCGTCGGCTTCATCGTCAGCTGGTTTTTCGCCAGGCGGATCTACGATTTCCTCGCGGTCCCCATCACCCAGTCGCTTCCCGAGGGGACCAAGCTGGCCTACACCAACCCCACGGACCCCTTCACCCTGTACATGAAGGTGGCCCTCCTGGCCGGCATCTTCCTGACCCTGCCGCTGACGCTCTACGAGGTATGGAAGTTCATCGCGCCCGGACTCTACCGGAAGGAGAAAAGCTACGTCCTCCCCTTCCTCTTCTTCTCGATCCTCCTCTTTCTTTCGGGCGCCACCTTCTGCTATCTCGTGGTCCTCCCCACCGCGTTCGATTTCCTGGTGAACCTGGGGGCCTCCTTCACCCCGATGATCCGGATCAACGAGTACCTCGATTTCACCAACATGATGCTCCTGGGGTTCGGCCTCATCTTCGAGATGCCGGTGCTGGCCGCCTTCCTGTCGATGTTCGGCCTCGTCTCGGCCCGGTTCCTCTGGAAGAAATTCAACTACGCCATGGTGGCGATCGTGGCGCTGGCGGCCGTCATCTCCCCCACCGGGGACGCGCTGAACCTATTCTGGTGGTCGGCCCCGATGGTCGTCCTCTACCTCATCAGCATCGGGGTGGCCGCCCTGTTCGGCTGGCGCCGGAGGCGTAAAGGGCTGGTCTAGGCCCCCCGCGGCCTCCAGTGCGGCAAAATGGCCCTCCAGGGCCGCGAAGAACTCCGCCGTGGTGCGCGCCGCGTGCATCTCCCCCCTGAGCCGGGAGCCCCCGGGCAACCCCTTGGAAAGGTACCCCCCCGCTTTCTTGATCCTGCCCAGGGCCACGGGGGGGGGGACCTCCGCGCACACGCGCCCCAGGAAGGCGGACATGAACTCCATCCGCTCCCTGAGACTCACCGTTTTCGCCTCACCCGAGGTCATGTGGTCCCGGCACTGCCGGATCAGCCAGGGGTTCGACAGGACCCCGCGCCCTATCATGACGCCGTCGACCCCGGTCTCCCGCAGCATGCGCGCGGCGTCCCCGGGAGTGAACACGTCCCCGTTCCCCATGACGGGGATGCGGGCCCGGGCCTTGACCTCGGCGATCACCCCCCAGTCGGCCCTCCCCGAAAAGAAATCGGAGCGGGTGCGCCCGTGGATGGCCAGGGCGTCCACCCCGCAATCCTCCGCGAGCCGCAGCACCTCCAGCGCGTTGATGGAGTCGTGGTCCCACCCCGAGCGGATCTTCACCGTCAGCGGGATCCGGATGTCGTCCCTCACCGCCCGGAAGATCCTCTCCAGGAGCGGGAGGTCCCGGAGCAGCCGGCTCCCCCCCCCCTGGCGCACCACCTTTTTGACCGGGCACCCGCAGTTGATATCGACGATGTCGGCCCCCATCGCCTCGACCATGGCGGCCGACTCGGCCATCCGCGCGGGGTCCGCGCCGAAGATCTGGATGGCGACCGGGCGTTCCTCCTCGCCGAAACGGGTGATGTGGTCCGTCCGCCCCTGCCCGCGCGTCATCCCCTCGGTGCTGGCCAGTTCCGAAACCACCAGCCCGCACCCCCCCAGGCCCTTGACCGCCCGCCGGAAGACGGAATCGGTGTGGCCGGCCACGGGCGCCAGGACGAAGGGGGGGTCGACGATGACATCCTTGATCTTGAACATGGGAGAATCATTATATCAGTGCTACAATCGACCCTTGCCCGCGAACTGCGGCCCGGACCGGAATATGACCCACCCTCCCGCACAACACGACCCGAGTCTCCCGCTGATGGAAATCTGGCGCCGTTACCTCGAGCAGTACGCGGACCACGAGGGGGACGCCGCGGCACAGGCCCTCGTCGCCGCCCACCACGCGTTCGAGATCCTCACCGCCCTGGCCCGCATCCTCGACCCCCGGGAGCGCTACCGCGCGCTGATCGACCGGCGTGCGGCCATTTTCGCGCAGGGGCGCCTCGAGGCCCGCACGCACCCCGACCGCATGCTGAACGCGGCCTTTTCCCTCTACAACGCCCTCAACACCCTGGGCCACCAGCTGACGGGGGAGGACCCCGAAGCCAGGGGGCTGATCGCCGCGGTGGACGCCCGGGTGCGGGCGGAAGTGGAATCGGCGGGGCCCGACGGGCGCGTGGCCGCCGCGCTCGGCGCCTGTTTCCCCCTGCTCGGGCTCGTCACCATCGCCGCCGACGGCGCCGGGGAGCTGACGGACCCGATCCGGCAAGTGGAGCGGCGCTTCGCCGAGGGGATGCGGGCGGCCCGTTCGGACCGGGAACGGCTGCTCGGCGCCCTCTACCGCATGGTGGAGATGACCCAGCTCCTCGCCCTGGCCACCGACCCGGGGCTCAGGGACCGGATCGACCAGGTCGCCACCCGCTTCCGGGAGGAGGACCGGGCCGCGGACCCGGCGCTGAAGGAGCGCAACGGCTTCTGCCGCTTTTTCGAGCTCTGCCACATCCTGACGGTGCAGGTCGGCGCCCTGCTCTGAACCCCCTCCTTTCTTTACGGCTTGAACCTCGCCGCGGAAAGGATTAGTCTTTAGGGTTTTACTTGCATTTCAGGGCGTGGGGGTATGGAAAAAGCAGTGACCGAGGCTCCAACTACATCGATCCCGATATCCAACCGGGCCCGGCTGACGCCGCCGTCTCCGATCCGGAAACTGGCCCACCTGGCCAACCGGGCCAAGGCGGCGGGGACCCGGGTGTACCACCTGAACATCGGGCAGCCGGACATCGAATCCCCCGGGGAATTCCTGGAGGGGCTCAGGGCGTACGACCAGAAGGTCGTCTCCTACGAGCAGTCGCAGGGGAACGAGGCGCTGCGGGCCGCCTGGTCCGCCTACGCCAACCGGACCCTGGACCTCCGGACCGCCCCCGAGCAGTTCCTGATCACCGTGGGCGCGAGCGAAGCGCTGGTCTTTCTGTTCATGACCTGCTGCGACCCCGGGGACGAGATCCTCATCTTCGACCCCACCTACGCCAACTACCTCGGTTTCGCCTCGATCGCGGGCGTCACCCTGGTCCCCGTTCTGAGCGACATGGAGCACGATTTCGCGCTCCCCGACCGGGACCGGATCGAACGCTCGATCACGCCGCGGA
This window encodes:
- a CDS encoding LysM peptidoglycan-binding domain-containing protein; translated protein: MKRFSPGFGIVTLCCLLLPAWGAAGPPSAADTGAGALIQASRELLLEGETLIRAGDPEGAREHFDRAVDMLLDSEWDLTAHPEIAAYFQDLIGEIKEAESRYLYVSVEFDEEAESVEEYGDLDLGAMTDDPVLREALTASIAEHRYDIPIAVNELVIHSIQHWLQRGRKPFEEGLVRSGQYREMIETIFGEEGIPLDLINLAQVESHFKAHALSRTRARGIWQFMEGTAVRYGLKVNRYVDERSDPEKATRAAARYLKDLYAMFGDWNLALAGYNWGEGKVKRLIESTGIRDFWELAKLDRKLPKETRNHIPLIHASVILARNAEKYGLPVELSPPLRYQKVGVSKPIDLRAAARALEVTFDELRRLNPSLKGVTTPPDYPGFELRVPEETVADAGTRIAALPRARVDQGHRVRRGETLSAIARRYKTTVHELMQANNLRSANRIREGQMLRVPSDGSGGGEEASAASGGERRHRVRRGETLSGIAVRYGTTVQALMQANNLSSRSMIRAGAWLRVPPARRSRG
- a CDS encoding S41 family peptidase, whose translation is MKHGFAILLISVVAVFSLMGGLLGDPMFSRSAADASTPPNEFLANFTEALEVIEQNYVDPVGSDKLVYSSIKGMLRRLDPHSSFLDPKEFARLREDQHSRYYGLGIRVRPLLRDQGRHVIVEPPAIGTPAEKKGLRAGDVITRIGGEPIDDWTSDEVVGHLKGPRGTTVDITIERPGVREPIEVTIERDEIPMVTVPYAFELKPGIGYIKIDRFSESTAEELGEKLELFGDLSGLVLDLRDNPGGLLNQAIAVSDYFLPRGELIVSTRGRAGGSTKSYAAPGEEKVRVPLVVLINRHSASASEIVSGALQDHDRALIVGETSFGKGLVQSVFTLDNDTGMALTTAKYYTPSGRLIQRDYSGSSLEYYYIEGELEPPAPDRESEVYSTDGKRKVYGGGGITPDITEAARELNRFEMLLASKDVFFQYARRLTSGEVPFAGEFQRLARNGSPAASQGKGLPDFQVTGDVLADFRQFLQDRSVEFSDEDITGNVDFIKRRIRQEVFTSALGIQEGYKIGVQGDNQVLKALDVMPEAKSLMTSGRIDPPVLPR
- a CDS encoding twin-arginine translocase subunit TatB, whose translation is MGSLGMQEIVIIFILALIVFGPRKLPELGKTIGKGLAEFKRASNELRQTWEDEVNLDKEKEEMAKVIRESTINPGEVIEDLNKSLEPDPQNTGSQDTGSQDTEPKKTDE
- the tatC gene encoding twin-arginine translocase subunit TatC, encoding MSDPTAERKPEAEDPESEQESGKMSFLDHLDELRKRLVHIAIYLGVGFIVSWFFARRIYDFLAVPITQSLPEGTKLAYTNPTDPFTLYMKVALLAGIFLTLPLTLYEVWKFIAPGLYRKEKSYVLPFLFFSILLFLSGATFCYLVVLPTAFDFLVNLGASFTPMIRINEYLDFTNMMLLGFGLIFEMPVLAAFLSMFGLVSARFLWKKFNYAMVAIVALAAVISPTGDALNLFWWSAPMVVLYLISIGVAALFGWRRRRKGLV
- the dusB gene encoding tRNA dihydrouridine synthase DusB translates to MFKIKDVIVDPPFVLAPVAGHTDSVFRRAVKGLGGCGLVVSELASTEGMTRGQGRTDHITRFGEEERPVAIQIFGADPARMAESAAMVEAMGADIVDINCGCPVKKVVRQGGGSRLLRDLPLLERIFRAVRDDIRIPLTVKIRSGWDHDSINALEVLRLAEDCGVDALAIHGRTRSDFFSGRADWGVIAEVKARARIPVMGNGDVFTPGDAARMLRETGVDGVMIGRGVLSNPWLIRQCRDHMTSGEAKTVSLRERMEFMSAFLGRVCAEVPPPVALGRIKKAGGYLSKGLPGGSRLRGEMHAARTTAEFFAALEGHFAALEAAGGLDQPFTPPAPAEQGGHPDADEVEDDHRGRPPE